From one Novosphingobium sp. genomic stretch:
- a CDS encoding MDR family MFS transporter — translation MAGDLPHPPPPPEKADLTAWLAVAAGTLGALMATLDISIVNSALPTIQGEIGASGTEGTWVATSYLVAEIVIIPLAAWFQRVLGLRTFLLIAASLFTLFSMMCGMAGTLPQMIIGRVGQGFTGGALIPTAQTIIAMRLPRSQQPIGIAAFGVTAVMGPVMGPLIGGWLTENVSWHYAFFLNLPVCIALLALLIIGLPHEKSHLDQFKQADWFGIVGLALGLGGLTVLLEEGQREQWFASDLIRYMALVSGLGFVSIAIGQFTAKRPVIKLRLLADRQFGAVAMMGIVLGIVLYGTSYAIPQFLALISGYNALQSGKIVLLSGIPSLFMMAIVPILLKRIDVRIAVASGLLIMGTSALFDTDLSIVSDGSNFVASQLLRGVGQILGMLFLSQACVRSVSREDSGDASGLFNAFRNLGGSFALAGIAIVQDQRSWFHARRIEETLNANGHLVQAKVASLGGIASAAPQLEQQIQAQALVMTFNDIFWIMGMGTLIVLPLVLFLRPFPSDAAPSAPMH, via the coding sequence ATGGCCGGCGATCTGCCTCATCCTCCGCCGCCGCCCGAAAAGGCGGATCTGACCGCATGGCTCGCCGTGGCGGCGGGCACGCTGGGCGCGCTGATGGCGACGCTCGACATCTCCATCGTCAACTCCGCCCTGCCCACCATTCAGGGCGAGATCGGCGCATCGGGCACCGAGGGCACCTGGGTCGCCACCAGCTATCTGGTGGCCGAAATCGTCATCATTCCGCTGGCCGCATGGTTTCAGCGGGTGCTGGGGCTGCGCACCTTCCTGCTGATCGCGGCCAGCCTGTTCACGCTGTTCTCGATGATGTGCGGCATGGCGGGCACGCTGCCGCAGATGATCATCGGCCGCGTGGGGCAGGGCTTTACCGGCGGCGCGCTGATCCCCACCGCCCAGACCATCATCGCCATGCGCCTGCCGCGCAGCCAGCAACCCATCGGCATCGCCGCCTTCGGGGTGACCGCCGTGATGGGCCCGGTGATGGGGCCCTTGATCGGCGGCTGGCTGACCGAGAATGTAAGCTGGCACTATGCCTTCTTCCTCAATCTGCCGGTTTGCATCGCGCTGCTGGCGCTGCTGATCATCGGCCTGCCGCATGAAAAGAGCCATCTCGACCAGTTCAAACAGGCCGACTGGTTCGGCATCGTCGGCCTGGCGCTGGGGCTGGGCGGGCTGACCGTGCTGCTGGAAGAAGGCCAGCGCGAGCAATGGTTCGCCTCGGACCTGATCCGCTATATGGCGCTGGTGTCGGGGCTGGGTTTTGTCAGCATCGCCATCGGCCAGTTCACCGCGAAACGCCCCGTCATCAAGCTGCGACTGCTGGCGGACCGGCAGTTCGGTGCGGTGGCGATGATGGGCATCGTGCTGGGGATCGTGCTCTATGGCACGTCCTATGCGATCCCGCAGTTTCTGGCGCTGATTTCGGGCTATAACGCCCTGCAGTCGGGCAAGATCGTGCTGCTTTCGGGCATTCCCAGCCTGTTTATGATGGCCATCGTGCCGATCCTGCTGAAACGCATCGACGTGCGGATCGCGGTGGCCTCGGGGCTGCTGATCATGGGCACATCGGCGCTGTTCGACACCGATCTGAGCATCGTTTCGGACGGCAGCAATTTCGTGGCCTCGCAGTTGTTGCGCGGGGTCGGGCAGATTCTTGGCATGCTGTTCCTCAGCCAGGCCTGTGTGCGTTCGGTGTCTCGCGAGGATTCGGGCGATGCCTCGGGCCTGTTCAACGCCTTCCGTAATCTGGGGGGCAGCTTCGCGCTGGCGGGCATCGCCATCGTGCAGGATCAGCGCTCGTGGTTCCATGCCCGCCGCATCGAGGAAACGCTGAACGCCAATGGCCATCTGGTGCAGGCCAAGGTTGCCTCGCTCGGCGGGATCGCCAGCGCGGCGCCTCAGCTTGAGCAGCAGATCCAGGCGCAGGCTCTGGTGATGACCTTCAACGATATCTTCTGGATCATGGGCATGGGTACGCTGATCGTGCTGCCGCTGGTCCTGTTCCTTCGCCCTTTCCCCAGCGATGCCGCGCCCAGCGCGCCGATGCATTGA
- a CDS encoding TolC family protein: protein MTMRSLPFILVLPLGLAACTVGPNYAGPPKSSAALAGPAFARGADAVVAGPALARWWEPLNDAQLSALIDAALAHNPSIDEAQARIREASAILRQRQAAGLPTLAPSFMAAHLDIPPISGNGDRTNFTFYNLGGTASWEPDLWGADRRNNEAARATIGQRQASLADTQVSLSAQVAQAYVNLRDAQSRKALLTTLAERQSHALDLTKQRQGAGTATQQDVERAQADLQSTLAQGAPLQAQAEVAMNQLAVLTGQAPGALDAQLGNAQPIPTLPAQVAVGDPAQLIAQRPDVRVAERALAASTAQIGVNKAKLLPTISFTGILGLGGAKMGDLVDPSMGAWGVLPQLKWAGLDWGKGHALVRQSEAQRDTAEAQYRSAVLKALEDAESSLSRFGAARTRLAHLAQGEAAAQRDEALGAQRFAAGTASGLEQIGRENARLQASLSLAQANADLTLDFIAVNKALGLGWKE from the coding sequence ATGACGATGCGTTCCCTTCCTTTCATTCTGGTCCTGCCGCTGGGGCTGGCCGCCTGCACCGTGGGGCCCAACTATGCCGGGCCGCCCAAATCCTCTGCTGCTCTGGCGGGCCCCGCCTTTGCGCGCGGCGCAGATGCGGTTGTTGCAGGCCCCGCTCTGGCCCGCTGGTGGGAGCCACTGAACGACGCCCAGCTCTCCGCGCTGATCGATGCCGCGCTGGCGCATAACCCCTCCATCGACGAGGCGCAGGCCCGCATCCGCGAGGCCAGCGCCATTCTGCGCCAGCGTCAGGCGGCGGGTCTGCCCACTCTGGCGCCCAGCTTTATGGCGGCGCATCTCGACATTCCGCCGATCAGCGGCAATGGCGACCGCACCAATTTCACCTTCTACAATCTGGGCGGCACCGCCTCGTGGGAGCCCGATCTGTGGGGCGCCGACCGTCGCAACAATGAGGCCGCGCGCGCCACCATCGGCCAGCGTCAGGCCAGCCTTGCCGATACGCAGGTGAGCCTTTCGGCGCAGGTGGCGCAGGCCTATGTCAACTTGCGCGATGCCCAGAGCCGCAAGGCGCTGCTGACGACCCTGGCCGAGCGCCAGAGCCATGCTCTGGACCTGACGAAGCAGCGGCAGGGCGCGGGCACCGCCACCCAGCAGGATGTGGAGCGCGCTCAGGCCGATCTGCAATCGACGCTGGCACAAGGCGCGCCTTTGCAGGCACAGGCGGAGGTGGCGATGAACCAGCTTGCCGTGTTGACGGGGCAGGCCCCAGGCGCTCTGGATGCCCAGCTTGGCAATGCGCAGCCGATCCCCACGCTGCCCGCTCAGGTGGCGGTGGGCGATCCGGCGCAATTGATCGCCCAGCGCCCCGATGTGCGCGTCGCTGAAAGGGCGCTGGCCGCCAGCACGGCGCAGATCGGCGTCAACAAGGCCAAGCTGCTGCCGACCATCAGCTTCACCGGCATTCTGGGGCTGGGCGGCGCCAAAATGGGCGATCTGGTCGATCCCTCGATGGGGGCTTGGGGTGTTCTGCCTCAGCTCAAATGGGCGGGGCTCGATTGGGGCAAGGGCCACGCGCTGGTCCGCCAGAGCGAAGCCCAGCGCGACACCGCCGAGGCGCAATACCGCAGCGCGGTGCTGAAGGCCTTGGAGGATGCCGAGAGCAGCCTGTCGCGCTTTGGCGCGGCGCGCACCCGTCTGGCGCATCTGGCGCAGGGCGAGGCGGCGGCGCAGCGTGACGAGGCGTTGGGCGCCCAGCGTTTCGCGGCGGGCACGGCTTCCGGGCTGGAGCAGATCGGGCGTGAGAATGCGCGGCTTCAGGCCAGCCTGTCGCTGGCTCAGGCCAATGCCGATCTGACGCTGGACTTTATCGCGGTGAACAAGGCGCTGGGGCTGGGCTGGAAGGAGTAA
- a CDS encoding dienelactone hydrolase family protein, whose translation MTDSILTMIDVTTPDGVMPTYVHTPHGEGPWPTVIMMMDAGGIRPAMQDLAARLASHSFAVFLPDLFYRSGPYEPVDVKKTLGTPELWEAHRAKFMTSVPPKATVSDLGALLEAIVLHDAAQGGPVGIVGYCMGGRLALLAAGSFGDRIDIAASYHGGGLATQDADSPHHLAPRISAKVYVAGASEDKSFDEAQKARLIAALDEAKVDSTVETYPAHHGWVPADMPAHDPAEAEHHWQTLVPLMEELRQPA comes from the coding sequence ATGACTGACAGTATCCTCACCATGATCGACGTCACCACGCCTGACGGGGTGATGCCCACCTATGTCCACACACCCCATGGCGAGGGGCCCTGGCCCACTGTCATCATGATGATGGATGCGGGGGGCATCCGGCCGGCGATGCAGGATCTGGCGGCGCGGCTGGCCTCGCACAGTTTCGCGGTGTTTCTGCCCGATCTCTTCTATCGCTCCGGCCCCTATGAGCCGGTCGATGTGAAAAAGACCCTGGGCACCCCCGAACTGTGGGAGGCGCATCGCGCCAAATTCATGACCTCCGTGCCCCCCAAGGCAACGGTCAGCGATCTCGGCGCCCTGCTGGAGGCGATCGTGCTCCATGATGCCGCGCAGGGCGGGCCGGTGGGCATCGTGGGCTATTGCATGGGCGGGCGGCTGGCGCTGCTGGCGGCGGGCAGCTTTGGCGACCGGATCGACATCGCCGCCTCCTATCACGGCGGCGGGCTGGCCACGCAGGATGCGGACAGCCCGCACCATCTGGCCCCGCGCATCAGCGCGAAGGTCTATGTCGCCGGCGCCAGCGAGGACAAGAGCTTCGACGAAGCGCAAAAGGCTCGGCTGATCGCCGCGCTGGATGAGGCCAAGGTCGACAGTACGGTCGAGACCTATCCGGCCCATCATGGCTGGGTGCCCGCCGACATGCCCGCTCATGATCCTGCCGAGGCCGAGCATCACTGGCAGACACTGGTCCCGCTGATGGAAGAGCTGCGGCAACCTGCCTGA
- a CDS encoding helix-turn-helix domain-containing protein has protein sequence MTGQIHESPAPTAPARPRPARGGAVAALRPAPQPRRRDAVQRREALLNAAATCFETRGYSVPLEEIADLAGVGRGTLYRNFRDRVALALAIFEREIDNLAPDHERHLPLDQALRSMVFRGARMSSLFTRMAAEVELTDAQISDFKALGQRAQVAMEPLVHRAHAAGQLRKDIGPAEVLTAVRMLGTLCKAPKSSEEVEAHIDMGLSLLMNGLAPR, from the coding sequence ATGACCGGCCAGATTCACGAGTCACCAGCACCCACCGCTCCGGCACGCCCGCGCCCTGCGCGCGGCGGCGCCGTGGCGGCGCTGCGTCCCGCTCCCCAGCCGCGGCGCCGCGATGCGGTGCAGCGGCGCGAGGCGCTGCTCAATGCGGCCGCCACCTGTTTCGAGACGCGCGGCTATTCGGTGCCGCTGGAAGAGATCGCCGATCTGGCGGGTGTGGGGCGTGGCACGCTCTATCGCAATTTCCGTGACCGCGTGGCGCTGGCGCTGGCCATTTTCGAGCGCGAGATCGATAATCTCGCCCCCGATCATGAGCGGCATCTGCCGCTGGATCAGGCCTTGCGCTCGATGGTGTTTCGCGGGGCGCGCATGTCCTCGCTCTTCACCCGCATGGCCGCCGAGGTGGAGTTGACCGATGCCCAGATCTCCGATTTCAAGGCGCTGGGCCAGCGGGCGCAGGTCGCGATGGAACCGCTGGTGCACCGCGCCCATGCCGCCGGGCAATTGCGCAAGGACATCGGCCCGGCCGAGGTGCTGACCGCCGTGCGCATGCTGGGCACGCTGTGCAAGGCGCCCAAATCCAGCGAGGAGGTCGAGGCCCATATCGATATGGGCCTCTCGCTGCTGATGAACGGGCTGGCGCCGCGCTGA
- a CDS encoding TylF/MycF/NovP-related O-methyltransferase: MLKHIIVFGVGSASKDFLSAAPDHLVVVALMDNDQTKHGTTVEGYKVVSPEQLARLDYDYIVVTARAVDSIRAGLMERGVPEEKIVAYCPSYSRELHERANRDIRVLNEQLGMTIPPLGLATMYVDLADSEEGFDSLPRDFVRNHAFRLAARRITDLGIKGAIGELGVYQGDQASLLNTLFPDRKLYLFDTFTGFSEKDLETEQGNGFSSAQVGDFVNTSVDLVMKKMAHPAKVRIVQGYFPESLQDLDDTFAFVSLDVDLYQPISAGLEWFYDRLSRGGYIFVHDYNNRRYRGVRSAVDEFVKARGACAVPLPDFAGSMIITK, encoded by the coding sequence ATGTTGAAGCATATCATTGTTTTTGGTGTCGGCAGTGCATCCAAGGATTTTCTGAGCGCGGCTCCCGATCATCTCGTCGTCGTCGCTCTGATGGACAACGACCAGACCAAGCATGGCACCACCGTGGAAGGCTATAAGGTGGTGTCGCCCGAGCAGTTGGCGCGGCTCGATTATGATTACATCGTGGTCACCGCCAGGGCAGTCGATTCCATTCGCGCGGGTTTGATGGAGCGCGGTGTGCCCGAAGAAAAGATCGTGGCCTATTGCCCCAGCTACAGTCGTGAGCTGCATGAGCGTGCCAACCGCGACATCCGCGTGCTGAACGAGCAGTTGGGGATGACGATCCCCCCGCTTGGGCTGGCGACGATGTATGTCGATCTGGCCGACAGCGAGGAAGGTTTCGATTCCTTGCCGCGCGATTTCGTGCGCAACCATGCCTTTCGGCTGGCGGCACGGCGCATCACCGACCTGGGGATCAAGGGAGCCATTGGCGAGCTGGGGGTTTATCAGGGCGATCAGGCCAGCCTGCTCAACACGCTGTTTCCCGACCGCAAGCTCTATCTGTTCGACACCTTCACCGGCTTTTCGGAAAAGGATCTGGAAACGGAGCAGGGCAATGGCTTCTCTTCCGCGCAGGTGGGTGATTTCGTCAACACCAGCGTCGATCTTGTGATGAAGAAGATGGCGCATCCCGCGAAGGTGCGGATCGTGCAGGGCTATTTTCCGGAGTCCCTGCAAGATCTCGACGATACCTTCGCCTTCGTCAGTCTGGATGTCGATCTCTATCAGCCGATCAGCGCCGGGCTGGAGTGGTTCTATGACCGGCTGAGCCGGGGCGGCTATATCTTCGTCCATGATTACAACAACCGCCGCTATCGGGGGGTGCGTAGCGCGGTGGATGAATTCGTGAAGGCGCGTGGGGCTTGCGCTGTGCCCTTGCCCGATTTCGCGGGCTCGATGATTATCACGAAATAG
- a CDS encoding MFS family transporter, giving the protein MVANTGHSASDHHSTRGKIGAIIAASSGNLVEWFDFYVYSFCSIYFAGAFFPSADRTTQLLNTAGLFAAGFLARPVGGWFFGRMADRHGRRGALIASVLTMCAGSLGIASLPTYAQIGVWAPALLMVARLVQGFALGGEYGTAATYMSEVSIEGRRGFLSSFQYVTLIGGQLLASLVVVVLQQFFPEAEMKAWAWRIPFAIGALAALCALVARLRLQETAGHEAREDKEAGSLIALLQRYPKAFLSVLGFTAGGSLIFYTFTTYMQKFLVNSSGMSIATSSRIMTVCLFIYMCLQPVMGALSDRIGRRSNMLIFSIGAALLTVPIITLLHGAKSPLEAGVLITAALALVSFYTSISGIIKAELFPTQVRALGVGFAYALANAVFGGSAEYVALWAKSVGHEGVFYWYVTAMMVVVVAVSWALPRRAPYLGDGRAQS; this is encoded by the coding sequence ATGGTTGCCAACACCGGCCATTCTGCCTCCGATCATCACAGCACGCGGGGCAAGATCGGCGCGATCATCGCGGCTTCCAGCGGCAATCTGGTCGAGTGGTTCGATTTCTATGTCTATTCCTTTTGCTCGATCTATTTCGCCGGGGCCTTCTTCCCCTCGGCGGATCGCACCACGCAATTGCTGAACACCGCCGGGCTGTTCGCGGCGGGCTTTCTGGCGCGCCCGGTCGGCGGCTGGTTCTTCGGGCGCATGGCGGACCGGCATGGGCGGCGCGGCGCGCTGATCGCTTCGGTGCTGACGATGTGCGCGGGCTCGCTGGGGATTGCCAGCCTGCCCACCTATGCGCAGATCGGCGTCTGGGCACCCGCGCTGCTGATGGTGGCGCGGCTGGTGCAGGGTTTTGCCCTGGGCGGAGAATATGGCACGGCGGCCACCTATATGAGCGAGGTCTCGATCGAGGGGCGGCGCGGGTTCCTGTCGTCGTTCCAGTATGTCACGCTGATCGGCGGGCAGTTGCTGGCCTCGCTGGTGGTGGTGGTGCTCCAGCAGTTCTTCCCCGAGGCCGAGATGAAGGCCTGGGCCTGGCGCATTCCCTTCGCCATCGGCGCGCTGGCGGCTCTATGCGCTCTGGTGGCGCGGCTGAGGCTGCAGGAAACCGCCGGGCATGAAGCGCGCGAGGACAAGGAGGCTGGCAGCCTGATCGCTCTGCTGCAGCGCTATCCCAAAGCGTTCCTGTCGGTGCTGGGCTTTACGGCGGGCGGCTCGCTGATCTTCTACACCTTCACCACCTATATGCAGAAGTTCCTCGTCAACTCCTCGGGGATGAGCATCGCCACCTCCAGCCGGATCATGACGGTGTGCCTGTTCATCTACATGTGCCTGCAGCCGGTGATGGGCGCCCTGTCGGACAGGATCGGGCGGCGCAGCAACATGCTGATCTTCAGCATCGGCGCGGCGCTGCTGACGGTGCCGATCATCACTTTGCTGCATGGCGCGAAAAGCCCGCTGGAGGCAGGCGTGCTGATCACCGCCGCGCTGGCGCTGGTGAGTTTCTACACCTCGATCTCGGGCATCATCAAGGCCGAGCTGTTCCCCACGCAGGTGCGTGCCTTGGGCGTGGGCTTTGCCTATGCGCTGGCCAATGCGGTCTTCGGGGGCTCGGCGGAATATGTCGCGCTCTGGGCCAAGTCGGTGGGGCATGAAGGCGTGTTCTACTGGTATGTCACCGCGATGATGGTGGTGGTTGTGGCCGTGAGCTGGGCCCTGCCGCGCCGCGCGCCCTATCTGGGTGATGGGCGCGCGCAGTCCTGA
- a CDS encoding proline dehydrogenase, with amino-acid sequence MTLWSHLRDARYALPALMGRHLPLPDAAWAGRQARSWQARGWATSFGWFAGDEDADGVLAANLALIAVLAGRDAVLAVKAPMLGLSAARVEHLARAAAEAGVGLVFDAHGSHLADATLDLAKGAALLNPSVGCALPARWRRSVADVEALRETALTLRIVKGEWADCLGDPADGSGAYLDLVRVLAGRQAPVAIATHDPLLAAQALDLLIAAGTPCLLEQLRGLPRRRSVAAARARGVPLRLYLPTGPGWWAYAIDKALARPYLPGWYWRDLTGRPDQAD; translated from the coding sequence GTGACGCTGTGGAGCCACTTGCGAGATGCCCGCTACGCCCTGCCGGCGCTGATGGGGCGCCATCTGCCCCTGCCCGACGCGGCATGGGCGGGGCGGCAGGCGCGGTCGTGGCAGGCGCGCGGCTGGGCCACGAGTTTCGGCTGGTTTGCCGGCGATGAGGATGCCGATGGCGTGCTGGCGGCCAATCTGGCGCTGATCGCGGTGCTGGCGGGGCGGGATGCCGTGCTGGCGGTCAAGGCGCCGATGCTGGGGTTGAGCGCCGCGCGGGTCGAACATCTGGCCAGGGCCGCAGCCGAGGCGGGGGTAGGGCTCGTCTTCGATGCCCATGGTTCGCATCTGGCCGATGCCACGCTGGATCTGGCCAAAGGGGCGGCTTTGCTGAATCCCTCGGTCGGTTGTGCTCTCCCCGCGCGGTGGCGGCGCAGCGTGGCGGATGTCGAAGCGCTGCGTGAGACCGCGCTGACCTTGCGTATCGTGAAGGGAGAATGGGCGGATTGTCTGGGCGATCCGGCGGATGGCAGCGGGGCCTATCTCGATCTGGTGCGGGTGCTCGCCGGTCGCCAGGCGCCGGTCGCGATTGCCACCCATGACCCGCTGCTGGCCGCCCAGGCGCTCGATCTGCTGATCGCGGCGGGCACGCCATGCCTGCTGGAGCAGTTGCGCGGCCTGCCCCGGCGGCGCAGCGTTGCCGCGGCGCGGGCGAGGGGCGTGCCCTTGCGGCTTTATCTGCCGACCGGGCCGGGCTGGTGGGCCTATGCCATCGATAAGGCGCTGGCGCGGCCTTACCTGCCGGGCTGGTACTGGCGGGATCTGACCGGGCGGCCCGATCAGGCGGACTGA
- a CDS encoding helix-turn-helix transcriptional regulator, with product MRDFLPEHVLPADAFSATQMRILDGVRRGLLNKQIAYELGISEHTVKYHLSGIFRKTGCHSRAQLLSLPLAR from the coding sequence ATGCGCGACTTTCTGCCTGAACATGTCCTGCCCGCCGATGCTTTCAGCGCGACGCAGATGCGCATTCTCGATGGCGTGCGGCGCGGCTTGCTCAACAAGCAGATCGCCTATGAGCTGGGGATCAGCGAACATACCGTCAAATATCATCTGAGCGGCATCTTCCGAAAAACCGGCTGCCATAGTCGCGCGCAATTGCTGAGCCTGCCTCTGGCGCGGTGA
- a CDS encoding GNAT family N-acetyltransferase produces MLDFARFEAGHLLADNWLRLERYAHLPTQTLGFVEALAGTLLEPEDIAVFVGRGPQGIAALIPLCREPKGTARWRLAGAREVFEPGDALCDGEEGAALLAQALVRDGRPLDLDRIPASSLLIPALREAMRGRGMLSLRPARPCPTIALDASWGQGDSFLNAGRRSDFRRAERRAAAMGAVFHEIIAPDPAEFDMLFDEAIGVEMKSWKHAAGSAIGCDPDKEAFARAWFRHACDQGKLRIAFLRIGHKPVAMQLAVVSLNRYWLFKIGYDEAYRACSPGNLLMLHTLRHAARTGLEAYELMGEAEPWIADFWTRDSHECLHLRTYPRNWRGAAALAQDGLGWLKERLGRKQA; encoded by the coding sequence ATGCTTGACTTCGCACGGTTTGAGGCCGGGCATCTGCTGGCCGATAACTGGCTGCGGCTGGAGCGTTATGCGCACCTGCCGACCCAGACCCTGGGCTTTGTCGAGGCGCTGGCCGGAACCTTGCTGGAGCCCGAAGACATCGCCGTCTTTGTCGGGCGCGGGCCGCAGGGCATCGCGGCGCTGATCCCGCTTTGCCGGGAGCCGAAGGGAACCGCGCGCTGGCGGCTGGCCGGGGCGCGCGAAGTGTTCGAGCCGGGCGACGCGCTGTGTGACGGCGAGGAGGGCGCGGCCCTGCTGGCGCAGGCGCTGGTGCGCGATGGCCGTCCGCTCGATCTGGATCGTATTCCGGCCTCCTCGCTGCTGATCCCGGCCCTGCGTGAGGCGATGCGGGGGCGCGGGATGCTCTCGCTGCGTCCGGCGCGGCCTTGCCCGACCATCGCGCTCGATGCGAGTTGGGGGCAGGGCGACAGCTTTCTCAACGCCGGGCGCCGCTCCGATTTTCGCCGGGCCGAAAGGCGCGCGGCGGCGATGGGGGCGGTGTTCCATGAGATCATCGCGCCGGACCCGGCCGAATTCGACATGCTGTTCGACGAGGCCATCGGCGTGGAGATGAAAAGCTGGAAGCATGCGGCGGGCAGCGCCATCGGCTGCGACCCGGACAAGGAGGCCTTCGCCCGCGCCTGGTTCCGCCATGCCTGCGACCAGGGGAAGCTGCGCATCGCCTTCCTGCGCATCGGGCACAAGCCGGTGGCGATGCAATTGGCGGTGGTCAGCCTCAACCGCTACTGGCTCTTCAAGATTGGTTATGACGAGGCCTATCGCGCCTGCTCGCCGGGCAATCTGCTGATGCTGCATACGCTGCGCCATGCCGCCCGCACCGGGCTGGAGGCCTATGAGTTGATGGGCGAGGCTGAGCCCTGGATCGCCGATTTCTGGACGCGCGACAGCCATGAATGCCTGCATCTGCGGACCTATCCCCGAAACTGGCGCGGGGCTGCCGCGCTGGCGCAGGATGGTCTGGGCTGGCTGAAGGAAAGGCTGGGGCGGAAGCAGGCGTGA